A stretch of Stenotrophomonas indicatrix DNA encodes these proteins:
- the ppa gene encoding inorganic diphosphatase has translation MGLELVSPGKNPPEEINVIIEIPKDSEPVKYEVDKETGAIFVDRILSTPMRYPCNYGYVPSTLCGDGDPADVLVVLPLPLVPGSVVRCRPVGVLKMSDEAGSDEKILAVPVSKIFSGYAHVEDIAQVSSHWLERIGHFFEHYKDLEKGKWVKLDGWGGAAEAKQILIEAHQRHLDSKA, from the coding sequence ATGGGTCTGGAACTCGTCTCGCCCGGCAAGAACCCGCCGGAAGAAATCAACGTCATCATCGAGATCCCGAAGGATTCCGAGCCGGTGAAGTACGAAGTGGACAAGGAAACCGGCGCGATCTTCGTCGACCGCATCCTCTCCACCCCGATGCGCTACCCCTGCAACTACGGCTACGTGCCGAGCACCCTGTGCGGCGACGGCGATCCGGCCGACGTACTGGTGGTGCTGCCGCTGCCGCTGGTCCCGGGTTCGGTGGTGCGCTGCCGTCCGGTCGGCGTGCTGAAGATGAGCGATGAGGCAGGCAGCGACGAGAAGATCCTGGCCGTGCCGGTTTCGAAGATCTTCAGCGGCTATGCCCACGTCGAGGACATCGCCCAGGTGTCCAGCCACTGGCTGGAGCGCATCGGCCACTTCTTCGAGCACTACAAGGACCTGGAGAAGGGCAAGTGGGTCAAGCTGGACGGTTGGGGCGGCGCGGCCGAGGCCAAGCAGATCCTGATCGAGGCGCACCAGCGCCACCTCGACAGCAAGGCCTGA
- a CDS encoding winged helix-turn-helix domain-containing protein — MINSEIQSPESDRVRVGECIVTLSSREVEVAGARRTRRLTPKSLGVLRVLMRQPGRVVTRDELFAEVWPDTLPTNDVLTQAVTQLRKAFSVDDDNGQAYIETIAKTGYRLLVPVQPLADHETDAIAVAEDSTASQPPAPDAVAPAGVPVVERGSRRWRRLRRRLLLALGVVMLLALVVLSVLLLRRPAPVNSPVDAAVENGTRVIGSPERPYRLITATAGFETYPTLSPDGSQVAYEGANDDGAGGNAIKVQTSGNAPARQLLSPPAGASDRFPNWSPDGREIAFARFGADASCQVLIASATGGAVRQATRCDGTELLSFDWTPDGRGLVFGSMVGRYAHRGIRVLDLATGQWRSLEYAVDEDDFDYAPRYSPDGRWLVFVRNPQLGDLWRMPASGGTPEQLTTESAELRGWAWLGDGRHIVFGRRVDSEARLYYLDVERRTLRDAGLDDAQWPAVSRRGDMLAFVHRRAQFGVFRMPAQGGAGERLFASSGRDGQPMVAPDGRQLVFSSDRSGSFALWWADMQRPESLRPIEGLKPEARQAPDWSADSRHLLVVGRDEHGEAVVYEIAPRDEQLHRLPVPAEQPLQALYGADAEQLLVVERDADQHTRLSLFDRSAQPWRRLASLEGVSQARFDRSTGRVLFTRLAAGGLWSVDAALTPASVQQVSEDRPSRWRYRTWTVAGNGSIDYLGSSASCGTTLVRIQSGREEAERCLDAQRLSAGNGLSASADGNSLYLALAISDGADIGVMRLPEKPPALFPAFSKLLILNEKGPS, encoded by the coding sequence ATGATCAACAGCGAAATCCAGTCGCCTGAATCCGACCGCGTCCGCGTCGGTGAGTGCATCGTTACTTTGTCCTCGCGTGAGGTCGAAGTCGCCGGTGCCCGCCGTACACGCCGTTTGACGCCCAAGTCGCTGGGCGTGCTGCGCGTGTTGATGCGGCAGCCGGGGCGGGTGGTGACCCGTGACGAGCTGTTCGCCGAAGTGTGGCCGGACACGCTGCCGACCAACGATGTGCTGACCCAGGCCGTGACCCAGCTGCGCAAGGCGTTCAGCGTCGACGACGACAACGGCCAGGCGTACATCGAGACCATCGCCAAGACCGGCTACCGCCTGCTTGTGCCGGTGCAACCGCTGGCGGACCACGAGACCGACGCGATCGCCGTTGCAGAGGACTCGACCGCATCACAGCCGCCTGCGCCGGATGCCGTGGCTCCCGCCGGCGTGCCGGTGGTTGAACGCGGAAGCCGCCGCTGGCGCCGTCTGCGCCGTCGCCTGCTGCTGGCACTGGGCGTGGTGATGCTGCTTGCGCTGGTGGTGTTGAGCGTACTGCTGCTGCGCCGCCCGGCGCCGGTGAATTCTCCGGTGGATGCGGCAGTGGAGAACGGCACGCGGGTGATCGGAAGTCCGGAGCGGCCGTATCGATTGATTACCGCGACGGCCGGTTTTGAGACCTATCCCACACTTTCTCCTGATGGATCGCAGGTCGCCTACGAAGGCGCCAACGACGATGGCGCCGGCGGCAACGCCATCAAGGTGCAGACCTCCGGCAATGCCCCCGCGCGCCAGCTGCTATCGCCACCGGCAGGTGCCAGCGACCGTTTCCCGAACTGGTCGCCCGATGGCCGCGAAATCGCCTTCGCCCGCTTTGGTGCCGATGCCAGCTGCCAGGTGCTGATCGCCAGCGCCACCGGCGGCGCCGTGCGCCAGGCCACGCGCTGCGACGGCACCGAGCTGCTCAGTTTCGACTGGACGCCCGATGGTCGTGGCCTGGTCTTCGGCAGCATGGTCGGTCGCTATGCCCATCGCGGCATCCGCGTGCTCGATCTGGCCACCGGCCAATGGCGTTCGCTGGAGTACGCCGTCGACGAGGATGATTTCGACTACGCCCCGCGCTATTCCCCGGATGGCCGATGGCTGGTGTTTGTCCGCAACCCCCAGCTGGGCGACCTGTGGCGGATGCCTGCCAGCGGCGGCACGCCCGAGCAGTTGACCACCGAATCGGCCGAACTGCGTGGTTGGGCGTGGCTGGGCGACGGTCGGCATATCGTGTTCGGTCGCCGCGTGGACAGCGAAGCACGCCTGTACTACCTCGACGTCGAGCGCCGCACGCTGCGCGACGCCGGGCTCGACGATGCGCAGTGGCCGGCAGTATCCCGCCGCGGCGACATGCTGGCGTTCGTGCATCGGCGCGCGCAGTTCGGGGTGTTCAGGATGCCCGCGCAGGGCGGTGCCGGTGAGCGCCTGTTCGCCTCCAGTGGCCGCGACGGGCAACCGATGGTGGCACCGGATGGGCGGCAACTGGTGTTCAGTTCCGATCGTTCCGGCAGCTTCGCCCTGTGGTGGGCCGACATGCAGCGGCCGGAGTCGCTGCGGCCGATCGAGGGGCTGAAGCCCGAGGCACGGCAGGCGCCCGACTGGTCGGCCGACAGCCGGCATCTGCTGGTGGTGGGCCGCGATGAGCATGGCGAAGCGGTTGTCTACGAGATCGCACCGCGCGATGAACAACTGCATCGCCTTCCGGTTCCCGCCGAGCAGCCATTGCAGGCGTTGTACGGCGCAGACGCGGAGCAGCTGCTGGTGGTCGAACGTGATGCCGACCAGCACACCCGCTTGAGCCTGTTCGACCGCAGCGCGCAGCCATGGCGGCGGTTGGCCAGCCTGGAAGGCGTATCGCAGGCGCGTTTCGACCGCAGTACCGGGCGGGTGCTGTTCACCCGGCTGGCAGCCGGTGGGCTGTGGTCGGTGGACGCGGCGTTGACCCCTGCCAGCGTGCAGCAGGTCAGTGAGGACCGGCCCAGCCGTTGGCGCTACCGGACCTGGACGGTGGCCGGCAACGGCAGCATCGACTACCTCGGCAGCAGTGCCAGCTGCGGCACGACCCTGGTCCGTATCCAGTCCGGACGCGAAGAAGCCGAGCGTTGCCTGGACGCCCAGCGGCTGAGCGCGGGCAATGGACTCAGCGCCAGTGCCGACGGAAACAGCCTGTACCTGGCCCTGGCCATCAGCGATGGTGCCGACATCGGTGTGATGCGACTGCCCGAAAAACCGCCCGCACTGTTCCCGGCATTCTCCAAATTATTGATCTTGAACGAGAAAGGGCCTTCGTAA
- a CDS encoding helix-turn-helix transcriptional regulator, which translates to MRQLSLADRGQTVSLDKAIDDVAPTCMGVARLGSLQTAGTSFSVWMQVRGTSWVEAKEGRFRLRQGEWIAFEKESRPLVQAGRNGLCVGMNLNVEALRVLTEMADCGLYAGRGQMNRADARVALRLWRDALASGQPAQALRPLLLHLAGLQRSLADNVQRCPGRSRSRKRQVFGRMQRARLYLEGNSHRVVRIGELAELTNFSSWYLSKTFQSLYEESPQSLSARLRLERAADLLRDTDMMVGEVAAASGFDNCCSFARAFRARYGQSASRFRENDGQLPPHSAKSPVVSRKYSAATQS; encoded by the coding sequence ATGCGTCAACTCTCGCTGGCCGATCGTGGCCAAACCGTATCCCTGGACAAGGCGATCGACGATGTCGCGCCGACCTGCATGGGGGTTGCCCGCCTCGGCAGCCTGCAGACCGCCGGCACCAGCTTCAGCGTCTGGATGCAGGTGCGCGGCACCTCGTGGGTGGAAGCCAAGGAAGGGCGGTTCCGGCTTCGCCAGGGCGAATGGATCGCGTTCGAGAAGGAGTCCAGGCCGCTGGTCCAGGCCGGACGCAACGGCTTGTGCGTGGGCATGAACCTGAACGTGGAAGCGCTGCGCGTGCTGACCGAAATGGCCGACTGCGGCCTGTACGCCGGTCGTGGCCAGATGAACCGCGCTGATGCGCGGGTGGCGCTGCGCCTGTGGCGTGACGCCCTCGCCAGCGGGCAGCCGGCGCAGGCACTGCGTCCGTTGCTGCTGCATCTGGCCGGTCTGCAGCGCAGCCTGGCCGACAACGTACAGCGTTGCCCGGGCCGCTCGCGCAGCCGCAAGCGCCAGGTGTTTGGTCGCATGCAGCGCGCGCGCCTGTATCTGGAAGGCAACAGCCACCGTGTGGTGCGCATCGGCGAACTGGCCGAGCTGACCAACTTCTCCAGCTGGTATCTCTCCAAGACGTTCCAGAGCCTGTACGAGGAAAGCCCGCAGTCGCTTTCGGCACGGTTGCGCCTCGAACGTGCGGCCGATCTGCTGCGCGATACCGACATGATGGTCGGCGAAGTCGCTGCCGCCAGCGGTTTCGACAACTGCTGCAGCTTCGCGCGTGCGTTCCGCGCCCGCTACGGCCAGTCCGCCTCGCGCTTCCGCGAGAATGACGGACAGCTTCCGCCACACTCCGCAAAGTCTCCGGTTGTGTCGCGCAAATACAGCGCTGCAACGCAATCGTAA
- a CDS encoding RNA polymerase sigma factor, which produces MSSNALTLTELLIRERPALLRRVQRILGGDSGAEDVIQAVWFKARGVDSSQGIDNPRAYLYRLAINLATDHGRESTRRNRLLAEHYLWQEDEQISTEEQVMAQDELQRVLDAAGHLPEPTRTIFHLNRLQGLTQADIARRLGVSVTTVENHVRTALQRLAWARSGR; this is translated from the coding sequence ATGTCCTCCAATGCCCTCACCCTGACCGAACTGCTGATCCGCGAACGACCGGCACTGCTGCGACGCGTGCAGCGCATCCTCGGCGGCGACAGCGGGGCCGAAGACGTGATCCAGGCGGTCTGGTTCAAGGCGCGTGGGGTAGACAGCAGCCAGGGCATCGACAATCCGCGCGCCTATCTCTATCGATTGGCCATCAACCTCGCCACCGACCACGGCCGCGAATCGACGCGCCGCAACCGCCTGCTGGCCGAGCACTACCTGTGGCAGGAGGACGAGCAGATCTCCACCGAGGAACAGGTGATGGCGCAGGATGAACTGCAGCGTGTGCTTGATGCCGCCGGCCACCTGCCCGAGCCGACGCGCACCATCTTTCATCTCAATCGCCTGCAGGGCCTTACCCAGGCCGACATCGCCCGGCGCCTCGGTGTGTCGGTGACCACGGTGGAGAACCACGTACGCACCGCGCTGCAGCGGCTTGCCTGGGCGCGCAGTGGCCGATGA
- a CDS encoding TonB-dependent receptor, translating into MNVRIPAVRLGLLPAGIALALAPSFASAQDAAAGGTTDLDRISVTGSRIRQASMETAQPVIALQRADIEKQGFTSVADIVQNLSATGSPAISRADALSSGEEVGGQYVDLRNLGPERTLVLLDGKRMGTSTGGYTDLASIPTSVVERIEVLTDGASAIYGSDAIAGVVNIITRKNFDGLEASVYGGQYGQGDGQKQVYNFVYGQTGERGSITFGAEYSKEDEVKAKDRSFSRYPNGRFHPFPTDDDANGWSPASNQGVLIDDMGTPKDANDDIWYTRANTGAGNGMGDFREFGTADYTNASQEMWLQNKLTRRSVFANGNYDLTDNIRATANVLYTKRTATSQIAGYPYQSEVYGTPLSADSIYNPLGKDANFIRRTSEFPRQTESEQETFRFSAGLEGSFEFADKFWDWDVGYVYNQNKGVKTGTGNLFIPNVQNAVGPSFMDGDVARCGTPGKVIAGCTPWNPLAPYGSTGNGSLADPALQAYLFLPSHDTYTNTTKAYSANISGSLFTLPAGDLAIAAGYEHRQESGEYNPDALLQSGLSTDLAGAPTKGSYKLDEFYVELNVPVLADMPFAKELSLDMAGRYSDYNTFGDTINSKFGLKWKPIDDLLVRATYSTGFRAPNIANMYGGTSQTFDAYTDPCDSSFGSASRNPSVAAACGARGVPANFRQITSGGAQSTGPGTQSYSAFESGSNPELQPETSKTWTAGLVYSPNFVQGLDVSLDWWKIRIDNVIAAESVTSILNQCYVLGVASACDRFSRGTEGRTVNQVVDVTRTLINGGYQETAGYDLGIKYRLPEFSFGKIVVDWKTTYVDYLEYKRDNEAETPVEQHTSWATGDWGANFRVRSNLNVDWSLGNLGVNWAVRYYSSMKEPCSYDTECNLPDFTSAYTLGQPTRKVGSNTFHDVQVRYTLPWQATVSVGANNVFNHEGPVMYSQPNSSFSYYGGFDIGRYYYMKYTQRF; encoded by the coding sequence ATGAACGTTCGTATTCCTGCAGTGCGGCTCGGCTTGTTGCCGGCCGGCATTGCGCTTGCCTTGGCACCGTCCTTCGCTTCGGCGCAGGACGCAGCTGCCGGCGGCACGACCGACCTGGACCGCATTTCGGTCACCGGTTCGCGCATCCGCCAGGCGAGCATGGAAACCGCGCAGCCGGTGATCGCGCTGCAGCGCGCCGACATTGAAAAGCAGGGCTTCACCAGCGTTGCCGACATCGTGCAGAACCTGTCGGCGACCGGTTCGCCGGCGATCAGCCGCGCCGATGCCCTGTCTTCGGGCGAAGAAGTCGGCGGCCAGTACGTCGACCTGCGCAACCTCGGCCCGGAGCGCACCCTGGTGCTGCTGGACGGCAAGCGCATGGGCACCAGCACCGGCGGCTACACCGACCTGGCCTCGATCCCGACCTCGGTCGTGGAACGCATCGAAGTGCTGACCGACGGTGCATCGGCCATCTATGGTTCCGACGCCATCGCCGGCGTGGTCAACATCATCACCCGCAAGAACTTCGACGGCCTGGAAGCCAGCGTCTACGGTGGCCAGTACGGCCAGGGCGACGGCCAGAAGCAGGTCTACAACTTCGTCTACGGCCAGACCGGTGAGCGCGGTTCGATCACCTTCGGCGCTGAATACAGCAAGGAAGACGAGGTCAAGGCCAAGGATCGTTCCTTCAGCCGCTACCCGAACGGTCGCTTCCACCCGTTCCCGACCGACGACGATGCCAATGGCTGGTCGCCGGCGTCGAACCAGGGCGTGCTGATCGACGACATGGGTACCCCGAAGGACGCCAACGACGATATCTGGTACACCCGTGCCAATACCGGTGCCGGCAACGGCATGGGCGACTTCCGTGAGTTCGGCACCGCCGACTACACCAATGCCAGCCAGGAAATGTGGCTGCAGAACAAGCTGACCCGTCGCTCGGTCTTTGCCAACGGCAACTACGACCTGACCGACAACATCCGCGCCACCGCGAACGTGCTGTACACCAAGCGCACCGCGACCTCGCAGATTGCCGGCTACCCGTACCAGTCCGAGGTCTACGGCACCCCGCTGTCGGCCGACAGCATCTACAACCCGCTGGGCAAGGACGCGAACTTCATCCGTCGCACCTCCGAGTTCCCGCGCCAGACCGAATCCGAGCAGGAAACCTTCCGCTTCTCGGCCGGCCTGGAAGGTTCGTTCGAGTTCGCCGACAAGTTCTGGGACTGGGACGTGGGCTACGTCTACAACCAGAACAAGGGCGTCAAGACCGGCACCGGCAACCTGTTCATCCCGAACGTGCAGAACGCCGTCGGCCCGTCCTTCATGGACGGCGACGTTGCCCGTTGCGGCACCCCGGGCAAGGTGATCGCCGGTTGCACCCCGTGGAACCCGCTCGCACCGTACGGCTCCACCGGCAACGGTTCGCTGGCTGACCCGGCACTGCAGGCCTACCTGTTCCTGCCGAGCCACGACACCTACACCAACACCACCAAGGCCTACAGCGCCAACATCTCCGGTTCGCTGTTCACGCTGCCCGCCGGTGACCTGGCCATCGCTGCCGGTTACGAGCACCGCCAGGAAAGCGGTGAGTACAACCCGGATGCACTGCTGCAGTCGGGCCTGAGCACCGACCTGGCCGGCGCACCGACCAAGGGCAGCTACAAGCTCGACGAGTTCTACGTCGAACTGAACGTGCCGGTGCTGGCCGACATGCCGTTCGCCAAGGAACTGTCGCTCGACATGGCTGGTCGCTATTCGGACTACAACACCTTCGGCGACACCATCAACAGCAAGTTCGGCCTGAAGTGGAAGCCGATCGACGACCTGCTGGTGCGTGCGACCTATTCGACGGGCTTCCGCGCGCCGAACATCGCCAACATGTACGGCGGCACCTCGCAGACCTTCGATGCCTACACCGATCCGTGCGACAGCAGCTTCGGCTCGGCTTCGCGCAATCCGTCGGTTGCCGCGGCCTGCGGCGCACGTGGCGTTCCGGCGAACTTCCGCCAGATCACCTCCGGTGGCGCACAGTCGACCGGCCCGGGCACCCAGTCCTACAGCGCCTTCGAGTCGGGTTCCAACCCGGAACTGCAGCCGGAAACCTCCAAGACCTGGACTGCTGGCCTGGTCTACAGCCCGAACTTCGTGCAGGGCCTGGACGTCAGCCTGGACTGGTGGAAGATCCGCATCGACAACGTGATCGCCGCCGAGTCGGTGACCTCGATCCTCAACCAGTGCTACGTGCTGGGCGTGGCTTCGGCGTGTGACCGCTTCAGCCGCGGTACCGAAGGCCGCACCGTCAACCAGGTGGTCGACGTTACCCGTACCCTGATCAACGGTGGTTACCAGGAAACCGCAGGTTACGACCTGGGCATCAAGTACCGCCTGCCGGAGTTCTCCTTCGGCAAGATCGTGGTTGACTGGAAGACCACCTACGTCGATTACCTCGAGTACAAGCGCGACAACGAAGCCGAGACTCCGGTCGAGCAGCACACCAGCTGGGCAACCGGCGACTGGGGTGCGAACTTCCGCGTCCGCTCGAACCTGAATGTCGATTGGAGCCTGGGCAACCTGGGCGTGAACTGGGCCGTGCGTTACTACTCGAGCATGAAGGAGCCGTGCTCCTACGACACCGAGTGCAACCTGCCTGACTTCACCTCGGCCTACACCCTGGGCCAGCCGACCCGCAAGGTTGGTTCGAACACCTTCCACGATGTGCAGGTGCGTTACACCCTGCCGTGGCAGGCTACGGTCTCGGTCGGTGCCAACAACGTGTTCAACCACGAAGGCCCGGTCATGTACAGCCAGCCGAACTCGAGCTTCTCCTACTACGGTGGCTTCGACATCGGTCGCTACTACTACATGAAGTACACCCAGCGCTTCTGA
- a CDS encoding ion channel: MPIAVTTRWLAIARRHPSAWLLGAQLLSVLLYPALDETAAGRAAVGVFGMAVLGLALWVVQRSPLGTWLALVLAIPAVVFSLSAALLDRPALGITAQLLESLLYFYTAGALIAYMLQDHKVTRDELFAAGATFTLLAWAFAFTFAVCQQWYPGSFQGASGGAQRTWMELLYLSFSLLSGVGLSDVVPLHPQARALVMLEQFSGVMYVALVVSRLVGLTMLKRF; this comes from the coding sequence ATGCCCATTGCCGTCACCACCCGCTGGCTGGCCATCGCCCGCCGTCATCCCTCTGCCTGGCTGCTCGGCGCACAGCTGTTGTCGGTACTGCTGTACCCGGCGTTGGACGAAACTGCTGCCGGGCGCGCGGCAGTAGGCGTATTCGGCATGGCCGTGCTCGGCCTGGCACTGTGGGTGGTGCAGCGCAGCCCGCTGGGGACATGGCTGGCGTTGGTGCTGGCCATCCCGGCGGTGGTGTTTTCCCTTTCGGCGGCCCTGCTCGACCGGCCTGCACTGGGCATCACCGCGCAGCTGCTGGAAAGCCTGCTGTATTTCTACACCGCCGGTGCGCTGATCGCTTACATGCTGCAGGACCACAAAGTGACGCGCGACGAGCTGTTCGCCGCCGGTGCCACGTTCACTCTGCTGGCATGGGCATTCGCTTTTACCTTTGCCGTATGTCAGCAGTGGTATCCGGGCAGTTTCCAGGGCGCCAGTGGCGGCGCGCAGCGCACATGGATGGAGCTGCTTTATCTGAGCTTCAGCTTATTGTCGGGGGTAGGTCTCAGCGACGTCGTGCCACTGCATCCGCAGGCCCGCGCGCTGGTAATGCTGGAGCAGTTTTCCGGCGTCATGTACGTAGCGCTGGTGGTTTCGCGGCTGGTTGGCCTGACCATGCTGAAACGCTTCTGA
- a CDS encoding FecR family protein: MSPPPTPRSTADDAVAEQARDWIVCLASGDISDARMDAFEQWLAEPANRRSFEHERMLWRSVGPRPAATERRQAARRPRRLRWAMATAAALAVLVAWPDAWLRLQADHRSDHRVQDVHLPDGSRAVLDADSAIAVHFDDQRRRVELLRGRAWFDVAPDAQRRFSVAAGNGVVEDISTAFTVAHVAAGVETEVGQGRVRVASPVDGGWTYLQVGQRASYGEHRGVQRLADVAADGVGAWRQGELLLEQASVADAVHAVGRYRAGPTFVRGDLSTIPAVSAALRVDHPEQALDALAATAGLQVTRLPLGVAIVYR, from the coding sequence ATGAGCCCGCCCCCGACACCCCGCAGCACCGCCGATGATGCCGTGGCCGAACAGGCCAGGGACTGGATTGTGTGCCTGGCGTCCGGCGATATCAGCGATGCACGCATGGACGCGTTCGAGCAGTGGCTGGCCGAGCCCGCGAATCGGCGTTCGTTCGAGCATGAGCGCATGCTGTGGCGCAGTGTGGGCCCGCGCCCGGCCGCCACCGAACGCAGGCAGGCAGCGCGCCGTCCGCGGCGGCTGCGCTGGGCCATGGCCACGGCCGCTGCGCTGGCGGTGCTGGTGGCCTGGCCCGATGCCTGGCTGCGCCTGCAGGCGGATCATCGCAGCGACCACCGGGTGCAGGATGTGCATCTGCCCGATGGCAGCCGCGCCGTGCTCGATGCCGACAGCGCGATCGCCGTGCACTTCGATGACCAGCGCCGTCGCGTTGAACTGCTGCGTGGCCGCGCCTGGTTCGACGTGGCGCCCGATGCGCAGAGGCGATTCAGCGTTGCTGCTGGCAACGGTGTAGTGGAAGACATCTCCACAGCTTTCACGGTCGCCCACGTTGCGGCCGGGGTGGAGACCGAAGTCGGGCAGGGCCGGGTACGCGTGGCCAGTCCTGTCGATGGCGGCTGGACCTATCTGCAGGTGGGGCAACGTGCCAGCTATGGCGAGCACCGAGGCGTGCAGCGCCTGGCTGACGTTGCTGCGGACGGCGTCGGCGCCTGGCGCCAGGGCGAACTGCTGCTGGAGCAGGCCAGTGTGGCCGACGCCGTGCACGCGGTCGGCCGCTATCGCGCAGGTCCGACCTTTGTGCGCGGCGATCTTTCCACGATTCCAGCCGTGAGCGCGGCGCTGCGCGTCGATCATCCGGAGCAGGCACTGGATGCACTGGCGGCCACCGCCGGCCTGCAGGTCACCCGCCTGCCGCTGGGCGTGGCGATCGTGTACCGGTAG
- a CDS encoding HDOD domain-containing protein: MRILLVGDTASLPAELTEFIADLGEDWQPLTATDGHAAMTAVATQGVDAVIVCPQLPDLNATTLLGQIRTLRPETIRIALVDAQHGNRPPPARLIGVAHRFLPLPLAPEVLLEALTSLEELREVLDSPRLRDAIGRIEKLPSPPHLYLSLTQALEHDDDADSADVAKLVAADPAIAAKVLQLSNSAFFSQGRTIADLRTAVTRLGLATLRDLVLASEVFSAPTLSGAERNSLQQRALMASRLAARLLPDSSAELGATAALLADIGLLLPGVRNERSEPEPADDDRPGHAEAGAYLLGLWGLPMPIIEAVAFHLQPQRANTRSFWVTGAVHVALALVNGDPVDEEYLQRAGVLNKLPQWREHANSLMGLVPSEA, translated from the coding sequence GTGCGTATTCTGCTTGTTGGGGATACAGCCAGCCTGCCGGCTGAGCTGACCGAATTCATTGCCGATCTTGGGGAAGACTGGCAGCCGTTGACCGCCACCGATGGCCATGCCGCGATGACCGCGGTCGCCACCCAGGGCGTGGACGCGGTGATCGTCTGCCCGCAGTTGCCCGATCTCAACGCGACCACGTTGCTGGGACAGATCCGCACCTTGCGCCCGGAGACCATCCGCATCGCACTGGTCGATGCACAGCATGGCAACCGGCCGCCGCCGGCACGCCTGATCGGGGTCGCCCATCGCTTCCTGCCATTGCCGCTGGCACCAGAAGTACTGCTGGAAGCATTGACCAGCCTGGAAGAGCTGCGCGAAGTGCTGGACAGCCCGCGCCTGCGCGATGCCATCGGCCGCATCGAGAAGCTGCCTTCGCCGCCGCACCTGTACCTGAGCCTGACCCAGGCACTGGAACATGACGACGACGCCGACAGCGCCGATGTCGCCAAGCTGGTCGCCGCCGACCCGGCGATCGCGGCCAAGGTGCTGCAGCTTTCCAATTCGGCGTTCTTCAGCCAGGGCCGCACCATCGCCGACCTGCGCACCGCCGTGACCCGGCTGGGCCTGGCCACGCTGCGTGACCTGGTGCTGGCCAGTGAGGTGTTCTCCGCGCCTACCTTGTCCGGGGCCGAACGCAACTCGCTGCAGCAGCGTGCCTTGATGGCCTCGCGATTGGCCGCACGCCTGCTGCCCGACTCCAGCGCCGAACTCGGTGCCACCGCCGCCCTGCTGGCCGACATCGGCCTGCTGCTGCCGGGCGTACGCAACGAGCGCAGCGAACCGGAGCCGGCCGATGATGATCGCCCCGGGCATGCCGAAGCGGGTGCCTACCTGCTTGGCCTGTGGGGCCTGCCGATGCCGATCATCGAGGCGGTGGCGTTCCATCTGCAGCCGCAGCGCGCCAATACACGCAGCTTCTGGGTGACCGGTGCGGTGCACGTGGCACTGGCGCTGGTCAACGGTGACCCGGTGGATGAAGAGTATCTGCAGCGCGCCGGTGTGCTGAACAAGCTGCCGCAGTGGCGCGAGCACGCCAACAGCCTGATGGGGCTGGTGCCGAGCGAGGCCTGA